The following are encoded in a window of Castanea sativa cultivar Marrone di Chiusa Pesio chromosome 5, ASM4071231v1 genomic DNA:
- the LOC142634402 gene encoding phospholipase A1-Igamma1, chloroplastic-like — translation MEVSPLRQVRKEKEAKKTKWVLKLKFGVTWKAIKKASSSTMKLNRFHLTCASSMKQLSLVRVQAEEAVKPIQQAHAKKKASHHVTKSLLSLLQLPYTASDFIDWGDLMTPTKSPKENRSTKWREIHGLHSWDNLLDPLHPWLRREIIKYGEFAQATYDGFDFDPLSEFCGSCRYNRHKLFEELGLTNHGYEVTKYIYAMSHVDVPSWFERSHLGETWSKDSNWMGYVAVSNDEESESIGRRDIVMAWRGTIAPTEWFTDLKAMLERIGDGKIKVQHGFRSIYKSKSEFTRYNKLSASEQVMEEVNRLIKFYKAKGEEISFTITGHSLGGALALLNAYEAATSIPGLPISVISFGAPRVGNLAFKEKLDEIGVKTLRIVVKQDIVPKFPGFICNNILHKLNFVTKKFNWVYRHVGSQLKIDMFMSPYLKRESDLIGSHNLEIYLHLLDGFLGKQRKFRWNARRDVALVNKTTDMLIEELRIPKFWYQLPYKGLVLNKHGRWVKPCREPEDVPSPLSVVSEKNCINL, via the coding sequence ATGGAGGTATCACCATTGAGGCAagtcagaaaagaaaaagaagcaaagaaaaccAAATGGGTATTGAAGTTGAAGTTTGGTGTAACTTGGAAGGCCATCAAAAAGGCATCATCATCCACTATGAAGCTTAATCGTTTTCATCTAACTTGTGCATCAAGCATGAAACAACTCTCCCTAGTCCGGGTTCAAGCAGAGGAGGCTGTTAAGCCAATTCAACAAGCACATGCAAAGAAAAAAGCTTCTCATCATGTCACAAAATCACTATTATCCCTCCTCCAATTGCCATACACAGCTTCAGATTTTATAGATTGGGGTGATCTAATGACTCCCACCAAGTCTCCAAAGGAAAACAGATCAACAAAATGGCGTGAAATTCATGGTTTGCACAGTTGGGACAATCTTCTTGACCCTCTCCATCCTTGGCTTCGACGCGAAATTATTAAATATGGAGAATTTGCGCAGGCTACTTATGATGGATTTGACTTTGATCCTTTGTCCGAGTTTTGTGGGAGTTGTAGATACAACCGGCACAAGCTTTTCGAAGAATTAGGCCTAACAAATCATGGTTACGAGGTTACCAAGTACATCTACGCCATGTCACATGTAGATGTTCCGAGTTGGTTTGAGAGGTCACATCTAGGTGAAACATGGAGCAAAGATTCCAATTGGATGGGCTATGTAGCGGTTAGCAACGATGAAGAATCAGAAAGTATTGGAAGAAGAGACATAGTCATGGCATGGCGAGGTACAATTGCTCCAACTGAATGGTTCACCGATCTTAAGGCAATGCTTGAGCGTATTGGGGATGGGAAAATAAAGGTCCAACATGGGTTTCGTAGTATTTATAAATCAAAGAGTGAGTTCACAAGGTATAACAAGTTGAGTGCTTCTGAGCAAGTCATGGAAGAAGTGAATAGACTCATCAAGTTCTATAAAGCAAAAGGCGAAGAAATAAGCTTCACCATCACTGGGCATAGCCTTGGTGGTGCTTTAGCTCTCCTCAATGCTTATGAAGCTGCAACTTCAATCCCTGGCCTTCCCATTAGTGTCATTTCTTTTGGAGCACCAAGGGTTGGGAACTTGGCATTTAAGGAAAAGCTTGATGAAATAGGGGTAAAAACACTACGCATTGTAGTTAAGCAAGATATAGTCCCAAAATTTCCAGGGTTCATATGTAACAATATTCTTCATAAGCTTAATTTTGTtactaaaaaattcaattgggTTTATAGGCATGTAGGAAGCCAGTTGAAAATTGACATGTTCATGTCACCTTATTTAAAGCGTGAGTCTGATTTGATAGGCAGCCATAATTTGGAGATATACCTCCATCTCTTAGATGGATTTCTTGGCAAGCAGCGCAAGTTTAGGTGGAATGCTCGGAGAGATGTTGCATTGGTGAACAAGACAACAGATATGCTAATTGAGGAGTTGAGGATCCCTAAGTTTTGGTATCAATTGCCTTACAAGGGGCTTGTGCTTAACAAACATGGAAGGTGGGTTAAACCGTGTAGAGAACCTGAAGATGTTCCTTCTCCATTATCTGTAGTATCTGAGAAGAACTGCATTAATTTGTAG
- the LOC142636247 gene encoding CSC1-like protein ERD4: protein MDFSSFLTSLGTSFVIFLVLMLLFTWLSRKPGNTVIYYPRRILKGLGPYKGGSSTRNPLAWIRDAMSSTEKEIIAISGYDTAVYFVFLRAVLGILVISGIALLPVLLPVAATDDSLKSTAAKTNGTFTNLDYSYMGNVKARSPRLWAFLIATYWVSFATYYLLWKAYKHVSGLRADALMSHDVRLKPEQFAILVRDIPPIPAGQTRQKQVDSYFESIYPKTFYRSMVVTDNKVVNKLWKELEGYKKKLAHAEAAYAQSKRAGKPEGARPTNRIGFLGLIGNKVDSIEYYTKKIKEVTPKLESERKVTLREKQQNAALVFFKSRVIAASAAQSLHSQMVDKWTVTNAPEPRQVIWTNLKIKFYQRQVRQYVVYVIVALTIVFFMIPIGFISALTTLENLKKYLPFLESIVNLDAIKTVLEAYLPQLALIIFLALLPKFLHFLSKAEGIPSESHVVRASSGKYFYFIVLDVFIGVSVGGTLFSTLKTIEKDPNSIVSLLGNSLPLNATFFLTYVALRFFVGYGLELSRIVPLIIFHLKKKYLCKTEAEVKEAWLPGDLKYGTRAPGDMLIFTIVLCYSVMAPIIIPFGIVYFGLGWLILRNQALNVYVPSYESYGRMWPHLHTRILAALILHQVTMFGYFGVKKFYYAPFLITLIILSLIFGFVCHKKFYRFFCDTPLEVALHDSKEIPNNNMEVIFKSYIPPSLSSEKIDGVPV, encoded by the exons CCTGGTTTTGATGCTGTTGTTCACATGGTTGTCGAGGAAGCCAGGGAACACCGTGATTTACTACCCGCGTCGGATCTTGAAGGGTTTGGGTCCATACAAAGGAGGGTCCAGTACCCGGAACCCGCTTGCTTGGATCCGGGATGCTATGTCCTCTACGGAAAAGGAAATCATCGCCATCTCGGGATATGACACTGCTGTCTACTTTGTGTTCTTGAGGGCTG TGTTGGGAATCTTGGTTATATCTGGCATAGCGCTGCTGCCAGTTCTTCTACCAGTTGCTGCCACTGATGATAGCTTGAAGTCTACAGCAGCCAAAACCAATGGgactttcaccaatcttgactATTCATACATGGGAAATGTTAAA GCGAGGAGTCCTCGCTTGTGGGCATTTCTGATAGCCACTTATTGGGTATCATTTGCCACATATTACCTGCTGTGGAAGGCCTATAAGCATGTCTCTGGACTGAGAGCTGATGCTCTTATGTCTCATGACGTGAGACTGAAACCAGAACAATTTGCCATTCTTGTTAGAGACATACCTCCAATCCCTGCTGGTCAAACAAGACAAAAACAGGTTGATTCATACTTTGAAAGTATCTATCCGAAGACGTTTTACAGATCAATGGTGGTCACAGACAACAAAGTG GTGAACAAACTTTGGAAAGAGTTAGAAGGGTACAAGAAGAAGCTTGCCCATGCTGAAGCAGCATATGCACAGTCAAAGAGAGCTGGCAAACCAGAAGGAGCAAGGCCCACTAACAGAATTGGCTTCCTTGGTCTGATTGGTAATAAAGTTGATAGCATAGAGTACTATACTAAAAAGATTAAAGAAGTAACCCCAAAACTGGAATCAGAACGAAAAGTCACTCTCAGAGAGAAGCAGCAAAATGCTGCTCTGGTCTTCTTCAAGAGCAGGGTGATTGCAGCTTCTGCAGCTCAGAGTCTACATTCTCAAATGGTTGACAAATGGACAGTTACAAATGCTCCTGAACCTCGCCAAGTGATATGGACTAATCTTAAAATCAAGTTCTATCAGAGGCAAGTACGACAATATGTCGTTTATGTTATTGTGGCCTTGACGATAGTTTTCTTCATGATTCCAATTGGATTTATTTCTGCTTTAACAACATtggaaaatttgaagaaatatcTACCATTTTTAGAGTCAATTGTGAATTTGGACGCGATCAAGACAGTGTTGGAAGCTTACCTCCCTCAGCTTGcactcattatttttttggctttgctGCCCAAGTTCCTTCACTTTCTCTCCAAGGCTGAGGGAATACCCTCTGAGAGTCATGTAGTAAGAGCATCTTCagggaaatatttttattttatagtgttAGATGTGTTCATTGGAGTGTCGGTGGGTGGAACATTGTTCAGTACATTGAAGACCATTGAGAAGGATCCTAACTCTATAGTTTCCTTACTAGGGAATAGCCTGCCACTTAATGCGACGTTCTTCCTGACCTATGTGGCTTTGAG GTTCTTTGTTGGCTATGGTCTTGAATTGTCCAGAATAGTTCCTCTAATTATATTCCATTTAAAGAAGAAGTATCTTTGTAAGACCGAGGCAGAGGTGAAGGAAGCTTGGCTTCCAGGAGATCTTAAGTATGGAACTAGGGCACCAGGTGACATGTTGATTTTCACAATTGTCCTCTGCTACTCTGTTATGGCTCCTATTATTATCCCATTTGGTATAGTTTACTTTGGCCTGGGATGGCTAATTCTTAGAAATCAG GCACTCAATGTTTATGTTCCATCTTACGAAAGCTATGGAAGGATGTGGCCACACTTGCATACACGCATCCTTGCAGCTCTAATATTACACCAAGTTACTATGTTTGGTTACTTTGGGGTGAAGAAATTCTACTATGCACCATTCCTAATTACACTCATCATACTGTCCCTGATATTTGGCTTTGTCTGCCACAAGAAATTCTACCGATTTTTCTGTGATACACCTCTGGAAGTTGCTCTCCATGATTCAAAGGAAATTCCTAATAATAATATGGAAGTAATTTTCAAATCTTACATCCCACCAAGCTTAAGTTCTGAGAAGATTGATGGTGTACCAGTTTGA